The Shewanella sp. MTB7 genome includes a window with the following:
- a CDS encoding YdcF family protein encodes MFWLKKILSQLFMPVPLIVLILLFALVILRNRKLVRSILSVVIVLLVFLSSTPGSNLLSSPLESEYTVNSDAIPKGCLVMVLGSGHDDSVLGTAIQKLSSTALTRLSEGIRQFHLGSDCKLVVSGWSGVEGARSHAEVMAEAAVELGVSKDRIITFPLARDTIEEAEFLKWEVGNYPFRLVTSATHMPRSMAIFQNMGLNPEPAPTDFMTRNGYWWQLDAHNLWSSQRAIHEYVGRLWFSLKHQNDSVIIGKDPSLARENR; translated from the coding sequence ATGTTTTGGTTAAAGAAAATACTTTCACAGTTGTTTATGCCTGTGCCCCTGATTGTGCTAATTCTGTTATTTGCTTTGGTGATCCTTCGAAATAGAAAATTAGTCCGCAGCATTCTATCTGTTGTTATTGTATTACTGGTTTTTTTAAGTAGCACACCTGGCAGTAATTTACTGAGTTCCCCCTTGGAAAGCGAGTATACGGTCAATAGTGATGCCATTCCTAAGGGCTGTTTAGTCATGGTACTAGGCAGTGGTCATGATGATTCAGTTTTAGGCACGGCAATACAGAAATTATCTTCAACAGCGCTAACACGATTAAGTGAAGGGATCCGTCAATTTCATCTTGGCAGTGATTGTAAATTAGTGGTCAGCGGTTGGAGCGGGGTAGAGGGAGCACGATCTCATGCTGAAGTGATGGCAGAAGCGGCGGTTGAGTTAGGCGTTTCTAAAGATCGCATCATCACCTTCCCATTGGCAAGGGACACGATAGAGGAAGCAGAGTTTCTCAAGTGGGAGGTCGGAAATTATCCTTTTAGATTAGTGACCTCAGCGACTCATATGCCACGTTCTATGGCGATATTCCAAAATATGGGTTTGAATCCAGAGCCTGCCCCCACCGATTTCATGACTCGAAATGGTTATTGGTGGCAGTTGGATGCACATAACTTATGGTCATCACAACGGGCCATTCATGAATATGTTGGTCGTCTTTGGTTTAGCCTCAAACATCAAAACGACAGTGTTATCATTGGCAAGGACCCTTCTCTTGCGAGAGAAAATCGCTAA
- a CDS encoding capsule assembly Wzi family protein has product MKIRILPALLLLSSSSLQAAWWVEPNDLALRADIQLLSDTGVILQPVTTYPLMWIGIKQDMDKANQSKFSTIQISAFERVNAAYIKDHRSVNTKVELAAASDPTRFIGFGQDYRDKAQTVVSAEVTQDWYSGRLTASYHYDPIDGNSTRLDNSFAAVMLGNWIVSAGAQQKYWGPSWDTGLIQTTNARPMPGITFSRNNSQAFETPWLNWIGPWTFTTSFSEMESDRYVPDTKHWGARGTLRPISQLEIGFSWTMQWGGEGYGNSLGDWWDGLFNGGMNESEIENGQENMLAGYDFRWSDTAFGIPYGIYYERIHEDYHNGKNKLINASNMGGIDFVLADINTRVFIEYSDTRAACGADSDVYNCMYEHGFYQSGYRYYGKSLGSTYDNDSATLVIGGITQLGGGQNITNKLRWLRLNTDGTDTGSPEGGNPLSPNEYERVYQLDTSYHRPFYEGTLKVGGTLGYSQYISSGGNDWDTTIYAGWERSF; this is encoded by the coding sequence ATGAAAATCAGAATATTACCAGCATTATTACTTTTAAGCTCTAGCTCCCTACAGGCAGCTTGGTGGGTTGAACCTAACGATCTAGCGCTACGAGCAGATATTCAATTGCTTTCAGATACCGGAGTCATATTACAGCCAGTCACCACCTACCCACTAATGTGGATAGGTATCAAGCAAGATATGGACAAAGCCAATCAATCCAAGTTCAGCACTATCCAAATATCTGCATTCGAGCGTGTTAATGCTGCTTACATCAAAGATCACCGTAGCGTGAACACTAAAGTTGAACTGGCTGCAGCCTCAGATCCCACTCGCTTTATTGGCTTTGGACAAGATTATCGCGACAAAGCTCAAACAGTCGTCAGCGCTGAAGTGACCCAAGACTGGTATAGTGGACGTCTTACAGCAAGTTATCACTACGATCCTATAGATGGAAACAGTACACGTTTAGATAACAGCTTTGCCGCTGTTATGCTTGGCAACTGGATAGTTAGCGCGGGGGCACAACAGAAATACTGGGGACCAAGTTGGGATACCGGACTAATTCAGACCACCAATGCCCGACCAATGCCAGGGATCACTTTCAGCCGTAATAACAGTCAAGCTTTCGAAACCCCTTGGCTAAATTGGATTGGTCCATGGACCTTTACCACCAGCTTTAGCGAAATGGAAAGTGACCGTTATGTACCTGATACTAAACACTGGGGAGCTCGCGGTACACTGCGTCCTATCTCACAACTGGAAATCGGCTTTTCATGGACCATGCAATGGGGCGGAGAAGGTTATGGCAACAGTTTGGGAGATTGGTGGGATGGATTATTTAATGGCGGCATGAATGAAAGTGAAATAGAAAACGGTCAAGAGAACATGCTAGCAGGTTACGATTTCCGCTGGTCAGATACCGCCTTTGGCATTCCTTACGGTATTTACTACGAGCGTATTCACGAAGATTATCACAATGGAAAAAACAAACTCATTAACGCCTCTAATATGGGGGGTATCGATTTTGTTTTAGCTGATATAAATACTCGTGTCTTTATCGAGTATTCGGATACTAGAGCAGCCTGTGGTGCCGACTCTGATGTTTATAACTGCATGTATGAACATGGTTTCTACCAGAGCGGTTATCGCTATTATGGTAAAAGTCTAGGTAGTACCTATGATAATGATTCAGCAACCTTAGTCATAGGTGGGATAACTCAACTCGGTGGCGGACAAAACATCACCAATAAACTGCGTTGGTTAAGACTTAATACTGATGGAACCGATACCGGAAGCCCTGAAGGTGGCAACCCCCTTTCGCCTAACGAGTACGAGCGTGTTTATCAGTTAGATACCAGCTATCATCGCCCATTCTATGAAGGTACGTTGAAAGTCGGTGGTACATTAGGTTACAGCCAGTATATAAGCAGTGGCGGTAACGATTGGGATACCACCATCTACGCAGGTTGGGAAAGAAGTTTCTAG
- a CDS encoding DUF2982 domain-containing protein produces MNIEVIQVRSGVKRNAITLTCLGFVGIILSLVLFLSSSALFGPGLCIFTLGIISTVLGISKQMEPEVSVTLSAEGLSYHHRRGSLLIEWGNIQRFDSPKSRDGLETIELPFIGIRLKKVNPVLDMIPGRLATGLLTEQRPLLMSAVTLDESLEALEDYLNSEFTPLLINGDRYRGVLAMFGHRCEMLNRNLGYHLYIPFDCLDREPKEFLRLLRNYLKEVKKLDLTD; encoded by the coding sequence TTGAACATTGAAGTCATACAAGTGCGTTCGGGCGTTAAACGAAATGCCATCACATTAACTTGCTTAGGTTTTGTCGGTATCATTTTAAGTTTAGTATTGTTTCTCAGTTCGTCAGCCCTTTTTGGGCCAGGTCTATGTATTTTTACCTTAGGTATTATCTCTACGGTGCTTGGGATCTCAAAACAGATGGAGCCTGAAGTGAGTGTAACTTTATCTGCTGAAGGATTGAGTTACCATCATAGAAGAGGTAGCTTGCTTATTGAATGGGGGAATATTCAACGTTTTGATAGCCCCAAAAGTCGAGATGGATTAGAGACTATTGAGCTGCCTTTTATTGGAATACGTTTGAAAAAAGTTAATCCAGTGTTGGATATGATCCCCGGTCGACTTGCTACAGGGCTATTGACTGAGCAGCGGCCCTTGTTAATGTCTGCTGTGACTTTAGATGAAAGTCTAGAAGCGCTGGAAGATTACCTAAATTCTGAGTTTACACCATTGTTGATTAATGGAGACCGATACAGAGGAGTACTTGCCATGTTTGGCCACCGATGTGAGATGCTCAATAGGAATCTAGGCTATCACCTGTATATTCCATTTGATTGCTTGGATAGAGAACCAAAAGAGTTTTTGCGCTTGTT
- a CDS encoding phosphatase, translated as MQYLVDTHAHTVASTHAYSTIHDYITVAKEKGLKLFAITDHGPDMADAPHFWHFVNMRVLPRVVDGVGILRGIEANIKNVTGEIDFFGDYLQELDIVLAGFHEPVFPPSDRQTHTKAMIATIKSGCVDIITHPGNPAYPIDINLVAQAAATYNVALEINNSSFLASRKGSEGNCLAIARAVRDAGGLLVMGSDSHVSFSLGEFEHAIDIINKAEFPHERLLNRSPRALLSFLADRGHKTLADFAELE; from the coding sequence ATGCAGTATCTCGTCGACACACATGCCCATACAGTAGCCTCAACCCACGCCTATAGTACTATTCATGATTATATTACCGTAGCCAAGGAGAAAGGGCTTAAACTCTTTGCGATAACAGACCACGGTCCAGATATGGCTGATGCGCCTCATTTTTGGCACTTCGTCAATATGAGAGTGTTACCTAGAGTCGTCGATGGCGTTGGGATCTTAAGAGGGATAGAGGCTAATATAAAAAATGTTACTGGAGAGATAGATTTTTTTGGTGATTACCTCCAAGAATTAGATATCGTACTTGCAGGTTTTCACGAGCCTGTATTCCCTCCTTCTGACCGTCAAACCCACACTAAAGCCATGATTGCGACAATTAAAAGTGGTTGCGTTGATATCATTACTCATCCTGGGAATCCTGCTTATCCGATAGATATTAATTTAGTCGCTCAAGCCGCCGCAACATATAATGTGGCATTGGAAATTAATAACTCTTCATTTTTAGCTTCGCGTAAGGGCAGTGAAGGGAACTGTTTAGCCATTGCTAGAGCCGTTCGAGATGCGGGTGGCTTACTGGTTATGGGCTCAGATTCTCATGTGTCATTTTCTCTGGGAGAGTTTGAACATGCCATCGATATTATTAATAAGGCTGAATTTCCCCATGAGAGATTACTGAATAGAAGCCCGAGGGCTTTGCTGTCATTTTTAGCCGATAGAGGACATAAGACGTTAGCAGATTTTGCTGAACTAGAATGA
- a CDS encoding sigma-54-dependent transcriptional regulator codes for MEINHSFTVLLVEDSMSLGALYTEYLRAEGAKVTHVNHGEDALNELTQWQPDLLVLDIKLPDMSGMDILQKVQSSHAGITVIMITAHGTIDLAVESMKSGAFDFLIKPFDAKRLSITIRNALKQRQLVTLVAKYEQSLPKANYMGFIGDSLSMQTVYKTIDCVANSKASVFIVGESGTGKEVCAHAIHHAGNRQEQSFVALNCASIPKDLIESEIFGHTKGAFTGAIANRDGAATRAHRGTLFLDEICEMDLELQSKLLRFIQTGVFQKVGGTKEEKVDVRFVSATNKVPWEEVQKGRFREDLFYRLHVIPIELPPLRNRGKDILLLAEKLLNEYNYEEGKQFKSLSRDVKKLLQAYDWPGNVRQLQNVIRQVVVLNSSNVVEVSMLPAQLTSSLSRTSLVQPIIEKQLVSEVGICLTDGTLLGASSKEKRDDFNQVGIEVSMNKADASKAIIPLWLSEKQTIEAAIKQCDGNVPKAAALLDISASTIYRKRQNWEEQNVISEG; via the coding sequence ATGGAAATAAATCACTCGTTTACCGTGTTGTTAGTGGAAGACAGTATGTCGCTTGGCGCGCTCTATACAGAGTACTTACGTGCTGAAGGAGCCAAAGTTACCCATGTAAATCATGGAGAAGATGCATTAAACGAATTAACTCAATGGCAACCCGATCTTTTAGTGCTCGATATCAAATTACCTGATATGTCAGGTATGGATATTTTACAAAAAGTTCAATCTAGTCATGCAGGTATTACCGTTATCATGATCACCGCCCATGGCACCATAGATTTGGCTGTGGAATCAATGAAGTCCGGTGCTTTTGATTTTTTAATCAAACCTTTCGATGCGAAGCGTCTCTCTATTACGATACGAAATGCCCTTAAGCAACGTCAACTAGTGACACTTGTAGCCAAATATGAACAAAGCTTGCCAAAAGCTAATTACATGGGTTTTATTGGCGACTCTCTGTCGATGCAAACGGTTTATAAAACCATAGACTGCGTTGCAAATAGCAAAGCTTCGGTTTTTATTGTTGGTGAAAGTGGTACGGGTAAGGAGGTTTGTGCCCATGCCATTCACCATGCGGGAAACCGGCAAGAGCAGTCTTTTGTGGCTCTTAATTGTGCATCTATCCCTAAAGACTTGATTGAAAGTGAAATATTCGGTCATACCAAAGGTGCATTCACGGGAGCGATTGCTAATAGAGATGGAGCTGCGACTCGGGCGCATAGAGGTACCCTTTTTCTTGATGAAATCTGTGAAATGGATCTGGAGCTACAGAGCAAGTTGCTACGCTTTATTCAAACTGGAGTTTTTCAAAAAGTGGGTGGAACCAAAGAAGAAAAAGTAGATGTACGTTTTGTTAGCGCCACCAATAAAGTTCCCTGGGAAGAGGTACAAAAGGGACGTTTTAGAGAGGATCTTTTTTATCGTCTTCATGTTATTCCTATCGAGTTACCCCCGCTAAGAAATAGGGGGAAAGATATTCTATTGTTGGCGGAGAAATTGCTGAACGAATATAATTATGAGGAAGGAAAGCAGTTTAAATCCTTAAGTCGTGATGTAAAGAAATTACTTCAAGCCTATGATTGGCCTGGTAATGTAAGACAATTACAGAATGTTATTAGGCAAGTAGTGGTATTGAATTCATCTAATGTAGTAGAGGTTTCAATGTTACCGGCACAACTGACTTCGAGTTTAAGTCGCACGAGCTTAGTGCAACCAATAATAGAGAAGCAATTAGTTTCAGAAGTCGGAATTTGTTTAACTGATGGAACTCTGTTGGGTGCCTCTTCTAAGGAGAAGCGTGACGACTTTAATCAGGTGGGAATAGAGGTTTCGATGAATAAAGCAGATGCAAGTAAAGCGATTATTCCTCTGTGGTTATCAGAGAAACAAACGATTGAAGCAGCGATTAAACAATGTGATGGCAATGTTCCCAAAGCTGCGGCATTATTAGACATTAGCGCGTCAACCATCTACCGAAAGCGTCAAAATTGGGAAGAGCAGAATGTCATTTCTGAAGGTTAG
- a CDS encoding PAS domain S-box protein — MSFRLKTVLGIAFIEGVLLLLLVYTSVDYLKSSNEAEISKRANAIVTLFAAATKDAVISTDVSTLQVLANELLVHTQVLYVNIYDENSLLVGLGEGRKEDIHSQSDDIAAIDNGILDVKADILESGYRFGYIELGIAVHEFDEFLASATTRFFSIAGLEMVLVALFSWLLGHYLTSNLSELKIASNRILQGETGIQISVTSTDEIGQTTRAFNRMIDKVERNAKELEGVNTRLNAILSAAIDGYIIIDVYGVITQVNPAVCRLFGYGTQDIIGKNVSIFMPSYERHMHDAFLKRFIDGKREVPQRNGRELMAQHKDGSLFPIELSVSKMTIENDIMLLGLVKDLSDIKRKEIAAQRTESILLATLEASQDALITIDITGKIQEFNNAACQLFSHESNTVLGQRLEDLIFDGVEKSCFKQGLEEFRRTGSGPAIKKSIELMSVKSDGSKLPIEMTMIPVQLGDEILLTAFIHDISTRMEYESQLMQAKEEAESGSKAKSRFLATMSHEIRSPLNAVLGSVELILDSELNEEQRLYAYTAREAGTALLSTINDILDFSKIEAGQMKLESSCFSPEKLVSQVMQILVPKATEKGVNLATFINRNVPEMVKGDEQRLRQVLHNLIDNAIKFSDSGCVSVEMWIPDSHHQEVQLYCTVTDEGIGVSLSAQKNLFQEFSQVHDQHNTMYKGTGLGLAICSELITMMGGQIELSSRLGHGSCFRFDVRLQLEEREQNHFYHLPSHTRVLLVHPDTTFVELLRKQYSQYGVHSANVASVSEILSSDDAKGRFNLILIDETSLSELNLKMTALLERDFLFEDGMIALLVSGLRSNISAELSEIGLKLVINKPLCREMLLSLLSKTHIKKVEQSTDEILLPDQTPRNKLLLLAEDSLSNQLVAGAMLTKSGFEIEYANNGVEAVSMAEKKDYGLILMDMRMPEMDGVEAARLILLRQPDTIILAMTANVQQEDMDSCLSVGMKDFVPKPVNKGDLIKTIKHWLPIITDKSNVVEIDKNITVLNESKSCEHLDEDISFKSNASETLKMVCETDSVLELLNDSEKLFDEGVISELFDVLGQDSVRGMYSVYLTETTERLEILKTLMVNRDYNEIDNQAHTLKSSSGSFGAQALYEVAKNLEQSARDHDDKGIESYFAAVQEVGDLTVKAFKDRFTA, encoded by the coding sequence GTGTCTTTCCGGCTAAAAACGGTATTAGGGATAGCCTTCATTGAGGGGGTATTACTCCTGCTGTTGGTGTATACCAGCGTCGATTATCTGAAAAGTTCCAATGAAGCTGAAATATCAAAACGAGCCAATGCGATAGTGACGCTTTTTGCTGCCGCGACCAAGGATGCGGTTATTAGCACTGATGTCTCAACGCTGCAAGTGCTCGCTAATGAGCTACTCGTACATACTCAAGTTTTGTATGTGAATATCTACGATGAAAATTCATTGTTGGTCGGGTTAGGGGAGGGGAGGAAGGAGGATATTCATTCACAGTCTGATGATATAGCTGCTATTGATAACGGTATTTTAGATGTTAAGGCTGATATTTTAGAGTCTGGGTATCGTTTTGGTTATATCGAACTTGGAATTGCGGTGCATGAATTTGATGAGTTTTTAGCCAGTGCAACGACTCGTTTTTTTTCCATAGCAGGATTAGAAATGGTGTTAGTTGCACTTTTCTCTTGGCTCTTAGGCCATTATTTAACAAGTAATCTAAGTGAACTGAAAATTGCCTCAAATCGCATTTTGCAAGGTGAGACAGGAATACAAATTTCAGTCACATCGACTGATGAAATAGGACAAACAACTCGAGCATTTAACCGAATGATAGATAAGGTTGAAAGAAATGCTAAGGAGTTAGAGGGGGTAAATACCCGTTTAAATGCCATTCTTTCAGCGGCCATAGATGGCTACATTATTATCGATGTTTATGGGGTTATCACCCAAGTTAACCCCGCTGTTTGTCGCCTTTTTGGTTACGGGACTCAAGACATTATAGGTAAAAATGTTTCTATTTTTATGCCAAGTTACGAGCGACATATGCATGATGCTTTTCTTAAACGTTTTATTGACGGAAAGCGAGAAGTCCCTCAACGAAATGGACGGGAATTGATGGCGCAACATAAAGATGGTTCCTTGTTTCCCATTGAACTTTCTGTGTCGAAAATGACCATTGAAAATGACATTATGTTGTTGGGTTTAGTTAAGGATCTCAGTGATATAAAACGCAAAGAGATAGCTGCACAAAGAACGGAGTCCATTTTATTAGCGACCCTTGAAGCGAGTCAGGATGCGTTAATAACGATTGATATTACAGGTAAAATCCAAGAGTTCAATAATGCAGCTTGTCAGCTTTTTAGTCATGAAAGCAATACCGTATTAGGTCAAAGATTGGAAGACTTGATTTTTGATGGAGTAGAAAAGAGCTGTTTTAAACAAGGGTTAGAAGAGTTTCGTCGCACAGGCTCTGGGCCTGCAATAAAGAAAAGCATTGAGTTAATGTCGGTTAAAAGTGATGGCAGCAAACTACCGATTGAAATGACAATGATCCCTGTTCAATTGGGAGATGAAATTTTGTTAACTGCGTTTATTCATGATATTTCGACGCGTATGGAGTATGAATCGCAACTAATGCAAGCTAAAGAGGAGGCTGAATCTGGGAGTAAAGCCAAATCTAGGTTCTTAGCCACAATGAGCCATGAGATCCGCTCTCCATTGAATGCCGTGTTAGGCAGTGTCGAGCTTATCTTAGATTCAGAATTAAATGAGGAACAAAGGCTTTATGCCTATACAGCTAGAGAGGCTGGAACGGCGCTACTAAGCACCATCAATGACATTTTAGATTTCTCTAAGATTGAAGCTGGGCAAATGAAACTTGAATCTAGCTGCTTTTCACCTGAAAAATTAGTTTCCCAAGTAATGCAGATCCTTGTGCCAAAGGCGACTGAAAAAGGAGTGAACCTTGCGACCTTTATTAACCGTAATGTGCCTGAAATGGTCAAGGGAGATGAACAACGTTTACGGCAAGTCCTGCATAATTTAATCGACAATGCGATTAAATTTTCTGATTCAGGCTGTGTCTCGGTAGAGATGTGGATCCCTGATAGCCATCATCAAGAAGTACAGCTTTATTGTACTGTTACTGATGAAGGAATAGGCGTGAGTTTGTCTGCTCAGAAGAATCTATTTCAGGAGTTTAGTCAGGTACATGATCAGCATAATACTATGTATAAAGGCACTGGCTTAGGTTTAGCAATCTGTTCAGAGCTTATAACTATGATGGGGGGACAAATTGAATTAAGCAGCCGGTTGGGTCATGGCAGCTGTTTTAGGTTTGATGTGCGCTTGCAGCTTGAGGAGCGTGAGCAAAATCATTTTTATCACCTACCTTCCCATACTCGAGTGCTACTGGTTCATCCAGATACGACTTTCGTTGAGTTGCTCAGGAAGCAATATAGTCAATATGGTGTCCATAGTGCGAATGTTGCTAGCGTCTCTGAAATATTGAGTAGCGATGATGCAAAGGGGCGTTTCAATTTAATACTCATAGATGAAACGAGTTTATCTGAGCTTAATCTTAAAATGACAGCTTTATTGGAACGTGATTTTTTATTTGAAGACGGCATGATAGCGCTCTTGGTCTCAGGGTTACGCTCGAATATATCTGCGGAGCTGTCAGAGATTGGACTCAAGCTGGTGATTAATAAGCCTCTATGCCGTGAAATGTTGCTCAGTTTATTGAGTAAGACTCATATTAAAAAAGTAGAGCAGAGTACAGATGAAATTTTGTTACCCGATCAGACGCCTAGAAATAAGTTACTGTTATTGGCTGAAGATAGCCTTTCAAACCAGTTAGTAGCCGGTGCAATGTTAACCAAGTCAGGCTTTGAAATTGAATATGCTAATAATGGTGTCGAAGCTGTCTCTATGGCAGAAAAGAAAGATTATGGTTTGATTTTAATGGATATGCGTATGCCAGAGATGGATGGAGTGGAAGCTGCAAGGTTAATTTTATTGCGTCAACCCGATACTATTATCTTAGCGATGACGGCTAATGTACAGCAGGAGGATATGGATAGTTGTTTATCGGTAGGGATGAAGGACTTTGTGCCTAAGCCTGTGAATAAGGGCGATCTGATCAAGACGATTAAGCATTGGCTACCCATAATTACTGATAAATCGAATGTCGTTGAAATAGATAAAAATATCACAGTATTAAATGAATCAAAAAGTTGTGAACATCTAGATGAGGACATAAGCTTTAAAAGCAATGCATCAGAGACCTTAAAAATGGTATGTGAAACAGATAGTGTTCTTGAATTATTAAATGATTCAGAAAAATTATTCGATGAGGGTGTTATCTCTGAACTTTTTGATGTGCTTGGTCAAGACTCTGTACGCGGGATGTATTCAGTGTACTTAACTGAAACGACGGAGAGGCTCGAAATCTTAAAAACCTTGATGGTAAATAGAGATTACAATGAAATAGACAATCAAGCCCATACGTTAAAGAGTAGCTCAGGAAGTTTCGGTGCCCAAGCTCTGTATGAGGTCGCAAAAAACCTCGAACAAAGTGCGAGAGATCATGATGATAAAGGCATCGAGTCCTATTTTGCAGCAGTACAGGAAGTTGGAGATCTAACGGTAAAAGCGTTTAAGGATAGGTTTACGGCTTAA
- the mak gene encoding fructokinase: MLRMGVDLGGSKIEIVALNDEGDELFRKRIATPREYLATLDAIEVLVNKTETLLGEIGSVGVGIPGVISPYSGLVKNANSTWINGHPLDMDLGERLGREVRVANDANCFAVSEATDGAAAGKGVVFGVIIGTGCGAGVAINGKVHSGGNGIGGEWGHNPLPWMRADEFNTTSCFCGNRDCIETFVSGTGFVRDYRAAGGEAVSGIEIAALVETGDRTAKAAFERYIDRLARSLAHVINILDPDVIVLGGGVSNIETIYLLLPDVLPKYVLGGECRTPVLQNMYGGSSGVRGAAWLW; this comes from the coding sequence ATGTTGCGAATGGGTGTCGATCTTGGTGGAAGCAAAATTGAAATAGTTGCCTTAAATGATGAAGGAGATGAACTTTTCCGCAAACGTATTGCGACTCCACGAGAGTACCTAGCAACATTAGATGCCATAGAGGTTCTGGTGAATAAAACAGAGACTTTACTTGGTGAAATTGGGAGTGTTGGCGTCGGGATCCCTGGCGTCATTTCCCCCTATTCTGGTTTGGTTAAAAATGCTAATTCAACGTGGATTAACGGTCATCCATTAGATATGGATCTTGGTGAACGCTTAGGACGTGAAGTGAGGGTCGCGAACGATGCTAATTGCTTTGCTGTTTCAGAGGCCACTGATGGAGCGGCTGCCGGTAAAGGGGTCGTATTTGGCGTGATCATCGGTACGGGGTGTGGTGCGGGCGTAGCGATTAATGGCAAGGTTCATAGCGGCGGTAATGGGATAGGTGGTGAGTGGGGGCATAACCCTTTGCCTTGGATGAGAGCTGATGAATTCAATACCACCTCCTGTTTTTGCGGTAACAGAGATTGTATTGAGACGTTTGTTTCCGGTACGGGTTTTGTCAGAGATTACAGAGCCGCTGGGGGAGAGGCGGTCAGTGGCATTGAAATCGCAGCATTGGTTGAAACTGGAGATCGCACTGCTAAGGCTGCGTTTGAGCGATATATCGATAGGTTAGCGCGCTCACTGGCTCATGTGATCAATATCCTCGATCCTGATGTGATAGTTTTGGGAGGCGGCGTGTCTAACATTGAAACCATTTATCTCCTGTTACCTGATGTTTTGCCCAAATATGTACTGGGTGGCGAGTGTCGCACGCCAGTGCTACAGAATATGTACGGGGGATCTTCTGGTGTGAGAGGCGCTGCTTGGTTGTGGTAG